The segment GGTCTCGCCCCAGCCGTGCAGGGCGAGAACCGGCCGATAGACGGGCGTGCTGGCGTAAAAGGCGATCTGCCTTCGCACCTCGGCCTCGTGGCGCGATGCCTCCGCGGGGTCGTCGTCGGGAATGACGAAGATGCTGCTGCAAATCTCGATCGAGCTCCGCTCCCGCCCGCTCCGGGCGAGGCCGGTGCGGATGTTGGGGAGCACCGCTTCCCGCAGGTAGCGCGCCGAGCTGAGCGGGTGAGCGTGAAACCCGTCGCACAGCTCACCCGCGAGCTCGCACATCCGCCGGTTCACGCCGGCGAGGTAGATCGGAATGCGCGCGTAGTCGTGCGGCGGCGGGCTGAAAAACGGCGTCATCAGATCGAGCTTGAAGAACTCTCCGCGGTAATCGAGCCGCGTGCGGTTCCGCCAGCAGTCCCAGATCGCCCGCAGGGCGCCGATCACGTCGCGCATCTTGTCGACGGGCCGCTCCCATTTGACGCCGAAGCGCCGCTCGTTGTGCCCTTTGACCTGGGTCCCGAGCCCCAGGATGAAGCGCCCCCGGGAGAAGCGCGCGAGATCCCAGGCGACGTAGGCGAGCACCGTCGGGCTGCGCGAGAAGGCTACCGCGATGCTCGTGCCGAGCGTGAGCCGCCGGCTGTGCTCCGCCGCCAGCACCAGCGGCAGGAAGGCGTCGTGCGCGGTCTCGAACGTCCACAGGCCGTCGAAGCCGAGCGCCTCGGCGGCCCTCGCTATCGCCGGCATAGCGCTCAGGTCGTGAACCAGCAGGCCCGTATCGAACTTCATCGGATCAATTGGTGAGCCGCGCCCGCGTCCAGCGCCTCGCCCACGCGAGCAGCGCCGCCGAAAGCGCCGCGCAGTAGGCGAGGTCCCACCACAGAATCGCCGGAGCTTCGCCCTGGAAGGCGAGCCGGGCCAGGCGCACCGGATGCAGGAGCGGCAAAGCTTCGGCGACCCACAGCCAGGCTCCGCTCAACCGCTCGTTCAGCGGAAAGAAGACGTCGGAAAAGAGAAACAGCGGCGTCAGGAACAGCGTGAAATAGAAGCTGAAGAAGTCGATGTTGGGAATGCGCAGCGAAAAAACGATCCCGATCGCCGAGAACAACAGCCCCGTCAGAGGAATGACCGGAATCGCCCAGAGCGATCTCGGCAGCGGCGCCAGGCCGAAGAACAGCAGGACGAGATAGAAGCAGCCGCCGTAGATGCAGGCCCGGGTGACGGCCCACAGCACTTCGCCCGCGAGCACGTCGTCCGGCTCGATGGGAGCGGTCAGCATCGCGTCGTACGCCTTCTCGAACGTGAGCCGGACATAAATGTTGTAGGTGACCTCGAAGCTGGCTCCGTTCA is part of the Candidatus Zixiibacteriota bacterium genome and harbors:
- a CDS encoding TIGR03617 family F420-dependent LLM class oxidoreductase translates to MKFDTGLLVHDLSAMPAIARAAEALGFDGLWTFETAHDAFLPLVLAAEHSRRLTLGTSIAVAFSRSPTVLAYVAWDLARFSRGRFILGLGTQVKGHNERRFGVKWERPVDKMRDVIGALRAIWDCWRNRTRLDYRGEFFKLDLMTPFFSPPPHDYARIPIYLAGVNRRMCELAGELCDGFHAHPLSSARYLREAVLPNIRTGLARSGRERSSIEICSSIFVIPDDDPAEASRHEAEVRRQIAFYASTPVYRPVLALHGWGETADRLRRMAARGDWKEMGGLITDEMLETFALRGSWAELPAMVRRRYDGLLDRVSYYFPFVPGENDPGWKAAVAGFRAKVSE
- a CDS encoding ABC transporter permease yields the protein MSVSLPYALAVWRRNAAMYRRTWTWNILPNFFEPVFYLFSIGVGLGAYVSEMGGTSYVAFLAPGLVCVAAMNGASFEVTYNIYVRLTFEKAYDAMLTAPIEPDDVLAGEVLWAVTRACIYGGCFYLVLLFFGLAPLPRSLWAIPVIPLTGLLFSAIGIVFSLRIPNIDFFSFYFTLFLTPLFLFSDVFFPLNERLSGAWLWVAEALPLLHPVRLARLAFQGEAPAILWWDLAYCAALSAALLAWARRWTRARLTN